AAAAAAGCAATGGAAATATTAGATAAGGCGTTGATAAAATGGGGAAAAAATTAAGCTTAAACGAAGAAAAATTTAAAGTGGCTTTCATTTTTCTTAATGAAGGTTGCAATCCAAAAAAAGACCGTTCTGTTATTGAATCTAAAAAAATCATTCTGTACTCTGTAGGTTGTGCAGATTATAGTCAGGCAGAAACCGTAGCACAGGAGATGTTAGAAAAAGGTTGCGCTGCTATTGATTTATGCGGTGCTTTCGGAAATGAAGGTGTTGCCCGTATCTGCAAAGCCGTTGATAGAAAAATACCAGTAGGTGCTGTCAATTTCGATTTTCATCCTGTTTTCCGAGATAAGAGCGGTGATGATCTGTTCCAAAAAGACTTCTGGTGCATTGGACTTTAATCATTTATTTAATTATTTATTTGTAGAAACTAAAGGGGCTGTCGTAAAAACAGCCCCTGATTCTATGGCAGAGATTCCTGTATGTTATACGGAATCCCTGCTATATTTTTATGAAATTATCCTGCCTGCGAAGTCAAAATTTGTGAATTTTTATGAAATGCTGACGGTGTCTGTCCTTCATATTTTTTAAATATTTTGCAAAAATATCCCGCTTCACTGTATCCAAGCAAGAAAGAAATATCTGAAATATTCATCTCGCTTGTTGCCATATAATATTTAGCCTGCAACAACTTACGAAGGTGAATATAATCTACCACACTGATCTTATAATATTTTTTAAAAATACGACTTAGATATCCACTGCTAATTCCTGCCTCTTCTGCTAATTCAGAGAGAGAAATCTCATTGTTCTTATTATTCTCTATATACTGGAATACCTTATTCATATGTGCATACTTCATTGTACAAAGCTGACGAAATACTTCTGTTATAATCTGAATCAGCCAGTAATAGCAAAGCGTACTCTTTGTCAGAACCTTGACTGTAATCTCATACTTTTGTAAATAATAATTTTTCTGAATATTATCCATTCCTGGTATCATATAAAACAGGCTGGATTCCAGCATGGACAGTTTACTTCTACGCTCTCTTCTGTCACATTCTTCAAACAAACATTCTACCAGTTCCTTTGCTGTATCATACGCCTTCTTATAATCTTTTTGCTCTATTGCTGCAAACAAGGCTTCCTGCTGAACATTTTCCTCTTCATTCTGCCCAAGACCATTCTGTTTCTTTACTAGTTCTAAAAGCTTCGTTCTAGATATGGGCTTATTTAAATATTCTTCCACTCCTGCATCCATTGAACGGCGAATCATGCGAAAATTACAATAATTTGATAAAATATACGTTACAATTTCCGGAAAGTGCTCTTTAATAAGACTGCAGACTGCAATACCATTCTCCATACCAAGAACCACATCACAAAATATAACCTGCGGATGATAGCGGCTTATGATTTCAAATGCTTCTTTACTATTTTCCGCAATTCCGACAAGCTGACAATCTTCCGTTTCCGTAATCATTTTTGAAAAAGCCTGTTGAAATAACGGTTCTTGATCAATCAATAAAATATTTACCATGGCTACCTCCTTACTTTATTTTCTGAAATGGGATTTTCACCGTTACTACATTCGGATCTACAGTTATTTCAAAATCTTTACCAAATTCTTTTGCATATCTCTTTCTGGTATCCGCTTCCTTCATCTGAACAAAATTACTATCTGTAATATCTGCTCCAAAATGTCCCATTGATAAACCGGAACTTTCTAACTGCAATACAATCTGGCAATACTCTTCTTTTTTCTCCGCATCAATATATACAGTTCCTCTAAAATGTCCTGAAAAGACACCAAAATCAACCAATTGTTCTACAAATGGGAAAAGTCCGACAATCGGAATCTTTTGCTTTTCCACTTCTTCCTGACAATACACACGATATTCTAACCGATCATCATATTGTTGTCTTAAAACATCCAGATATAATTCAATCTGCTTTAACTCTTCTGATAATGAAATAATCTCTGATGTATTATCCAGATAATATCGTAACACTCCTGCCATTTCCGCTATAATATTTTCCGTTCTATTTGCATTTTCAATGATAGAAAAACTAGAAATCGTTGTTAAAAGATTAAGCATAAACTGTTTCGGCAGCTTTCCTTTTAATACCTCATATTCAAGCCTGTTCACCTTATCTTCTAACAATTTATTCTTTTTACGAATATCTGAAAGATGTACTTCTTTATGCTCTAATGCACCTAACCGAATTGCTACCGTTTCCTTTTCTCCCATTTCTTTAAATAAAAGGAATACCATATCCGCAATTGCTGCAATCCGTTTTTCTGTAAAAGCAGGAATACTCTGATATTCTTTTTGTTCGCCTAGTTTTTCTAAAAACTGTTTTCGTTCTTTCTCGTTATCTCCCAATTCACTCTCTTTTAATGCTTTTTCTTCACATCGAATCGGACCTCCAACCATTGCTCCAATGTACTGGTTGTTTACAATAATCGGAATTGCCATATGTACAAACCCATTTGGACAGGTAAAAATATGTGTACAGTTTTTAATCGCACTCTTCGCTGCAGCAAATGCCCTGCTAATCTGACATTCACTACACTTTTCATCTTCCTTCTTTCTTTCCTTACAAAACTTTTCTTCCTTTTCTCCCTTTGTAACTGGCTCTCCTTTATAATCAATAATAAAAAAAGAAACTCCTGTTGCTTCTGCCAGCTTATTCTGCATTTCTTCTAGAAACTGTTTTCCAAATAAGCCGATCAGACTAACTTCCTTTTTCCCTCTGCCACTCTTCTTCTCTACTTCCATATTCACCTCCAAAGGGATATTTAAATTGTAAAAATAAAGACAAAAATTTTTACTTTCTTTACACCAAACCCTACTTTATATATATTTTATCATTTTTACCCAAAAAATAAACTGTTTTTTTTGTGCTATTTCTCAATCATAGGAAAATATATTGCATTTACATGTAATTTTCTTGATTATTTATTTGTGATAGCGAGAACAAAATCCAACAAGTAATTACCCCTCTTGTAATATGAGACAGACGAAAAACGAGAAGTCCGTATCTAAGAGATACAGATTTCTCGTTTTTCTGGTTGTTTATGCCTCATAGCCAGGCCATTAGGATAATTTTTGTTGTGGATTTTACTTTCCTGTTTTTATCAAAGACAGAACCCCCGAAGAGAACCAATACCCTATATTTGTGGCCTTAGAGCGAGGATTGAATGTGAGCCGTATAGCGAACATTCAACCCACAGCGATAGAGTCACAAATATAGGGTATTGGTTCTCTTCAGGGGTTCGTCTGTCTTAACAAAACCTCAAACGAATCAGTCCTTATGAATTAATGCCATAAATGCTAAATCTTTGCATGATGATGCATTCTCGATTGCGTGACACTGTCCTGGAAGGATTGTACATACATCTCCAGGGCCTACTTTTGTGCGGCTTCCGTCATCGTCCACAAAGATTCCCTCTCCCTCTAAAATATAATATGGCTCTGTCTCTCCAACATGACGATGCCAGCCTACGCTGGAATTTGGTTTTAATACAACTTTAGCATACAGTTTTCCATGTCCGTATAAATCTTTTTCCGGAACGATTTCGTGTACCTCTGCACAACCTTTTCCCCCACCAAGTTCCTGTTTCTGAACGATATTTGCTTTTCTTACCATTTTAAAAATCCTCCTTCTAAAATTATAATAGTAATATTCACAACCACTTTGCAAACCTGCATCTACATCATAATGCTTTTACCTGCATAGTTACTTACTTCTATCATATAATTATATTTTAACTATTAATTATCATTTATGCAAGATGAATATTCTCTACTTTCTTCAAAAGCATTGGCTCCTTTTGCTTCATGTACTCCTGCCGTCAAGACCACACTCAACAAATTCCCCTGATTTAATTATCTACTGTAGCCAACACATAGGGAGTAAGAAGCGGAATATATAGCATCTGTGACTTTGGAACAAGCTCTTAATGCGGTCTGAGCATTAAGAGTGCAGTGATACAGAACAGATGCTATATATCTATATTCTTACTACCATCTGTTGTTCCAAAAATTAAATCAGGGGACTGTCACTCCTGCGACAGCCCCCTTTATGTGGATCAAGCTTATTATTGTTTTTTATAATCTATTTGTGAGAGTGTTGAGACCGATTACTCAGAACAATTATGCGCTTGAATGACCCCAAGTAGTATACTTTTTATCCGAACTTCTATTGTAAAAGTAATACTCACAATGTTCTGAACAGATAATAAATTATTAAAAAGTGTAATGATTGTTGTATTTAAATGTTTAACGGTTTTTACAGATTTCTTCCGCCATACGGGCAACTGCTTTTTCCTGGAGAACAGTAACCTTATCTAACCGTTCCCATGGGAGATCAAGTTCTGTTCTTCCGAAGTGTCCATATGCTGCGACTGGCTTATATGTAACCTTAGTGAGAGATAGGTTATTGATAATACCTGCCACACTGAAATCAAATACTTCTTTTATAGTGTCTTCAATAATTTCTTTTGGTAATTCTTCTGTACCAAAAGTATCTATCTTTATAGATACTGGCTGTGGCACACCGATTGCATATGCGAGATTCACCTCACACTTTTTGCAAAATCCGGCAGCTACCACATTCTTTGCGGCATATCTTGCCATATAAGCTGCGGAACGGTCAACCTTTGTTGGGTCCTTACCTGAGAATGCTCCGCCACCATGTCTGGCGATTCCACCATAAGTATCTACAATAATCTTTCTTCCGGTAAGACCTACATCTCCGGCAGGACCACCTACTACGAATCGTCCTGTAGGATTAATATGTATCTTTACATCCGGTAAAAGTAATTCTTTCGGAATTACTTCTTTTATAACATGCTCCTCAATATCCATTCGAAGCTTTTGTACAGAAACTTCTGCATTATGTTGTGCAGAAATTACAACATCTGTAATTCCAAGGATTTCCCCCTGGTTATTATATGCTACTGTAACCTGTGACTTTCCATCTGGATAGAGGTATGGAAGGAGTCCTTCTTTTCTTACCTGCGTAAGTCGTTTGCTGAGTTTATGTGCCAGTGAGATAGACAGTGGCATAAGTTCCTCTGTATCATCACAGGCATATCCATACATCATTCCCTGAT
This Anaerobutyricum hallii DNA region includes the following protein-coding sequences:
- a CDS encoding DUF6506 family protein; protein product: MGKKLSLNEEKFKVAFIFLNEGCNPKKDRSVIESKKIILYSVGCADYSQAETVAQEMLEKGCAAIDLCGAFGNEGVARICKAVDRKIPVGAVNFDFHPVFRDKSGDDLFQKDFWCIGL
- the metK gene encoding methionine adenosyltransferase — its product is MNKDITLLTSESVTEGHPDKMCDMISDALLDAYLKEDPSAHVALETMASEDTVFIAGEVASFAKVDVKNKAREIICEIGYDSKEKGIDGNECLILTNIGVQSPDIAQGVTQCNGTIGAGDQGMMYGYACDDTEELMPLSISLAHKLSKRLTQVRKEGLLPYLYPDGKSQVTVAYNNQGEILGITDVVISAQHNAEVSVQKLRMDIEEHVIKEVIPKELLLPDVKIHINPTGRFVVGGPAGDVGLTGRKIIVDTYGGIARHGGGAFSGKDPTKVDRSAAYMARYAAKNVVAAGFCKKCEVNLAYAIGVPQPVSIKIDTFGTEELPKEIIEDTIKEVFDFSVAGIINNLSLTKVTYKPVAAYGHFGRTELDLPWERLDKVTVLQEKAVARMAEEICKNR
- a CDS encoding PocR ligand-binding domain-containing protein; this encodes MEVEKKSGRGKKEVSLIGLFGKQFLEEMQNKLAEATGVSFFIIDYKGEPVTKGEKEEKFCKERKKEDEKCSECQISRAFAAAKSAIKNCTHIFTCPNGFVHMAIPIIVNNQYIGAMVGGPIRCEEKALKESELGDNEKERKQFLEKLGEQKEYQSIPAFTEKRIAAIADMVFLLFKEMGEKETVAIRLGALEHKEVHLSDIRKKNKLLEDKVNRLEYEVLKGKLPKQFMLNLLTTISSFSIIENANRTENIIAEMAGVLRYYLDNTSEIISLSEELKQIELYLDVLRQQYDDRLEYRVYCQEEVEKQKIPIVGLFPFVEQLVDFGVFSGHFRGTVYIDAEKKEEYCQIVLQLESSGLSMGHFGADITDSNFVQMKEADTRKRYAKEFGKDFEITVDPNVVTVKIPFQKIK
- a CDS encoding cupin domain-containing protein — translated: MVRKANIVQKQELGGGKGCAEVHEIVPEKDLYGHGKLYAKVVLKPNSSVGWHRHVGETEPYYILEGEGIFVDDDGSRTKVGPGDVCTILPGQCHAIENASSCKDLAFMALIHKD
- a CDS encoding helix-turn-helix domain-containing protein, giving the protein MVNILLIDQEPLFQQAFSKMITETEDCQLVGIAENSKEAFEIISRYHPQVIFCDVVLGMENGIAVCSLIKEHFPEIVTYILSNYCNFRMIRRSMDAGVEEYLNKPISRTKLLELVKKQNGLGQNEEENVQQEALFAAIEQKDYKKAYDTAKELVECLFEECDRRERRSKLSMLESSLFYMIPGMDNIQKNYYLQKYEITVKVLTKSTLCYYWLIQIITEVFRQLCTMKYAHMNKVFQYIENNKNNEISLSELAEEAGISSGYLSRIFKKYYKISVVDYIHLRKLLQAKYYMATSEMNISDISFLLGYSEAGYFCKIFKKYEGQTPSAFHKNSQILTSQAG